From a region of the Aeoliella mucimassa genome:
- the rpsR gene encoding 30S ribosomal protein S18 codes for MAKRRSSAKKAPKKDPIYVDGVKPRPMYVDYKDLELLGKLTNRHGRIVSRRKTGCNAASQHAVSKAIKRARFMALMPYVGD; via the coding sequence ATGGCCAAGCGTCGTTCCAGCGCAAAAAAAGCCCCTAAGAAGGACCCGATTTACGTCGATGGCGTGAAGCCACGCCCGATGTATGTGGATTACAAGGACCTCGAGCTGCTCGGCAAGCTGACGAACCGTCACGGCCGCATCGTGAGCCGTCGCAAGACCGGCTGCAACGCTGCCAGCCAGCACGCTGTTTCGAAGGCGATCAAGCGGGCTCGGTTCATGGCTTTGATGCCATACGTCGGCGACTGA
- a CDS encoding acyl-CoA thioesterase, protein MPQSFTRQRMVEFADTDMAGIMHFASFFHYMESVEHEFFRSLGLSVYTQIEGKAISFPRVAAKCDFKSPAKCEDVLDANFKILRLGRTSLTYQIDFSCEGRPVATGEITCVCCHIFHDRPPESTPLPADFVKLIEPFVAAD, encoded by the coding sequence ATGCCGCAGAGCTTTACTAGGCAACGGATGGTCGAATTTGCCGACACCGACATGGCCGGCATCATGCACTTTGCGTCGTTCTTCCACTACATGGAATCGGTCGAGCACGAGTTCTTCCGCAGCCTTGGTCTGAGCGTCTACACGCAGATCGAAGGCAAAGCCATCAGCTTTCCGCGCGTCGCTGCGAAGTGCGATTTCAAGTCGCCAGCGAAGTGCGAAGACGTACTCGACGCGAACTTCAAAATCCTGCGACTCGGCCGCACCAGCCTGACCTATCAGATCGATTTCAGCTGCGAAGGTCGCCCGGTAGCGACCGGCGAGATCACCTGCGTGTGCTGCCATATTTTCCACGATCGCCCACCTGAGTCGACACCGCTGCCGGCCGATTTCGTGAAGCTGATCGAGCCTTTCGTCGCGGCCGATTGA